Sequence from the Maribellus comscasis genome:
ATTCGCGAAGTTAAACGTGTAAACCCGGACACTAAAATCGAAGTTTTGATTCCTGATTTCAGGGGAAAGGAAGATTTGATTCAACAGGTTATTGAAGCAGGCCCGGAAGTGATCTCGCACAATCTGGAAACGGTAGAACGCTTGACACCTTTTATTCGGTTTGCGTCAAAATACCGCCGCAGCCTCGATGTGGTAAAATATGTTGCAAAAAACTATAAAATTGCCAAATCAGGAATCATGCTCGGATTGGGAGAAACCCATGAAGAAATCCTGCAAACGATGGACGACTTGTTGGAAGCAGGCTGCAAAGTAATGACTATCGGGCAGTATCTGGCACCAACTTCAAAACATATGCCGGTGGTTGAATATATTACTCCCGAGCAGTTTTACGAATACGCCAAAATAGGCAGGCAAAAAGGGTTTAAATTTGTAGAAAGCTCTCCGCTGGTAAGAAGTTCATACCGGGCGGAAGAACATGTAAATGCATAAAAAGCACAGAGTATAAAGCAATTAGCATAAAGTAATAAGTGACAAATTTT
This genomic interval carries:
- the lipA gene encoding lipoyl synthase yields the protein MAHELKDRQRLPKWMKMKMPKGESYSKVKNLVEQHGLHTICTSGNCPNIGDCWSRGTATFMILGDICTRRCKFCAVKSGRPLAPDLKEPGKLAESVRIMGVKHCVITSVDRDDLDDQGAEIWARTIREVKRVNPDTKIEVLIPDFRGKEDLIQQVIEAGPEVISHNLETVERLTPFIRFASKYRRSLDVVKYVAKNYKIAKSGIMLGLGETHEEILQTMDDLLEAGCKVMTIGQYLAPTSKHMPVVEYITPEQFYEYAKIGRQKGFKFVESSPLVRSSYRAEEHVNA